In a single window of the Salvelinus namaycush isolate Seneca chromosome 6, SaNama_1.0, whole genome shotgun sequence genome:
- the LOC120049691 gene encoding B-cell CLL/lymphoma 6 member B protein-like isoform X2, with protein sequence MYSLAGAFLNKMSKIQVVEGYQVGGRRAVVASDAVAAEGYVKEFTRHSNDVLLNLNELRHRNILTDATLVVGTAQLQAHCAVLIACSGFFYSLYCHRVSSPVQSGAGGQALTLSLPDSLDPSSVSLLLDFMYTSRLPLTSHTVPGVLAVATYLQMDHVADTCRAFMLHIERMRGTPPQVELDSTVSAVFEAPSGGIPPNPPINGRPRPSVLAVSTPSQPAAEAEGRICPDSARVPGDIRASLQPGTFLTRKPRSKELKLEPESPLPTPSPESPSCSSCQPNSPAESKTCNLGEPKSSPDPKACNWKKYKYIILNPLCAITTMKEEEPEEVQQQFRHTPNSDRMEVTLKPTIEAWPGEGSGQNDRQGHVSCYDVPGRSPPLVPLTGLSAHSADHPMEPPTHKEGTASPCYLAPRPLEPEAAHHRQHPIKRKNYGLPFRYSGNLSVIKAVCTAPAAGDKPYRCNVCGAQFNRPANLKTHSRIHSGEKPYHCDTCGTRFVQVAHLRAHVLIHTGEKPYPCHTCGTRFRHLQTLKSHLRIHTGEKPYTCEKCDLHVRHKSQLRLHLRQKHGAVTNNKIHYKVLADPYQSILQAC encoded by the exons ATGTATTCTCTAGCTGGTGCCTTCCTCAACAAG ATGAGCAAGATCCAGGTGGTGGAGGGATACCAGGTTGGAGGAAGGCGTGCGGTGGTGGCGTCTGATGCGGTTGCTGCGGAGGGATATGTGAAGGAGTTTACGCGCCACTCCAACGACGTCCTGCTGAATCTGAATGAGCTGAGGCACCGGAACATTCTGACCGATGCCACCCTCGTGGTGGGCACTGCCCAACTGCAGGCACACTGTGCTGTGCTCATTGCCTGCAG tgggtTCTTCTACTCCCTGTACTGCCATCGTGTGTCCTCCCCCGTACAGAGTGGTGCTGGAGGCcaggccctaaccctgtctctccctgactCCCTGGACCCCTCCAGCGTCTCCCTGCTCCTGGACTTCATGTACACCTCCCGGCTGCCCCTCACATCACACACCGTCCCCGGGGTGCTCGCCGTCGCCACCTACCTGCAGATGGACCACGTGGCCGACACCTGCAGAGCTTTCATGTTACACAT tgagaggatgagagggacgCCCCCTCAAGTGGAGCTGGACTCCACAGTGTCTGCAGTGTTTGAGGCACCCTCAGGGGGAATTCCTCCCAATCCCCCTATCAATGGAAGACCCCGCCCGTCTGTTCTCGCTGTCTCCACCCCCTCACAGCCCGCAGCGGAAGCTGAGGGCCGCATTTGCCCTGACTcagccag GGTCCCTGGAGACATCCGGGCCTCTCTGCAGCCAGGGACTTTCCTGACCCGTAAGCCCAGGTCAAAGGAACTAAAGCTGGAGCCTGAATCCCCTCTCCCCACGCCCTCTCCAGAAAGCCCATCGTGCTCCAGCTGCCAGCCCAACTCTCCTGCTGAGTCCAAAACCTGTAACTTGGGTGAACCCAAGAGCAGCCCTGACCCTAAGGCTTGCAACTGGAAGAAATACAAGTACATCATCCTCAATCCCCTCTGTGCCATAACCACGATGAAGGAGGAGGAGCCTGAGGAGGTCCAGCAGCAGTTTAGGCACACCCCCAACTCTGATAGGATGGAGGTGACATTGAAGCCAACTATAGAGGCGTGGCCAGGGGAAGGATCTGGCCAAAATGACAG GCAGGGGCACGTCTCCTGCTATGATGTTCCTGGCCGTAGCCCTCCTCTGGTGCCCCTCACAGGGCTGTCAGCACACTCTGCGGACCACCCCATGGAGCCTCCCACCCACAAGGAAGGAACAG CCTCGCCTTGCTATCTGGCACCGCGCCCATTGGAGCCAGAGGCTGCCCATCACCGCCAACACCCAATCAAGCGCAAGAATTACGGCTTGCCATTCCGTTACTCCGGCAACCTGAGCGTGATAAAGGCTGTCTGCACAG CCCCTGCTGCCGGCGACAAGCCGTACCGCTGCAACGTGTGTGGCGCCCAGTTCAACCGGCCCGCCAATTTGAAGACTCACTCCCGCATCCACTCTGGAGAGAAGCCCTACCACTGTGATACCTGCGGGACCCGATTCGTTCAG GTGGCCCACCTGCGAGCCCATGTTCtgattcacacaggggagaagccctaTCCCTGTCACACCTGTGGCACTCGCTTCCGTCACCTGCAGACCCTGAAGAGCCACCTGCGTATTCACACTGGCGAGAAGCCTTACACT tgtgaGAAGTGTGACCTGCACGTCCGCCACAAGAGCCAGCTGCGTCTCCACCTGAGGCAGAAGCACGGCGCCGTCACCAACAACAAGATCCACTACAAGGTCCTGGCCGACCCCTACCAGTCCATCCTGCAGGCCTGTTAA
- the LOC120049691 gene encoding B-cell CLL/lymphoma 6 member B protein-like isoform X1: MYSLAGAFLNKMSKIQVVEGYQVGGRRAVVASDAVAAEGYVKEFTRHSNDVLLNLNELRHRNILTDATLVVGTAQLQAHCAVLIACSGFFYSLYCHRVSSPVQSGAGGQALTLSLPDSLDPSSVSLLLDFMYTSRLPLTSHTVPGVLAVATYLQMDHVADTCRAFMLHIERMRGTPPQVELDSTVSAVFEAPSGGIPPNPPINGRPRPSVLAVSTPSQPAAEAEGRICPDSARVPGDIRASLQPGTFLTRKPRSKELKLEPESPLPTPSPESPSCSSCQPNSPAESKTCNLGEPKSSPDPKACNWKKYKYIILNPLCAITTMKEEEPEEVQQQFRHTPNSDRMEVTLKPTIEAWPGEGSGQNDRQGHVSCYDVPGRSPPLVPLTGLSAHSADHPMEPPTHKEGTASPCYLAPRPLEPEAAHHRQHPIKRKNYGLPFRYSGNLSVIKAVCTGEAAPAAGDKPYRCNVCGAQFNRPANLKTHSRIHSGEKPYHCDTCGTRFVQVAHLRAHVLIHTGEKPYPCHTCGTRFRHLQTLKSHLRIHTGEKPYTCEKCDLHVRHKSQLRLHLRQKHGAVTNNKIHYKVLADPYQSILQAC, from the exons ATGTATTCTCTAGCTGGTGCCTTCCTCAACAAG ATGAGCAAGATCCAGGTGGTGGAGGGATACCAGGTTGGAGGAAGGCGTGCGGTGGTGGCGTCTGATGCGGTTGCTGCGGAGGGATATGTGAAGGAGTTTACGCGCCACTCCAACGACGTCCTGCTGAATCTGAATGAGCTGAGGCACCGGAACATTCTGACCGATGCCACCCTCGTGGTGGGCACTGCCCAACTGCAGGCACACTGTGCTGTGCTCATTGCCTGCAG tgggtTCTTCTACTCCCTGTACTGCCATCGTGTGTCCTCCCCCGTACAGAGTGGTGCTGGAGGCcaggccctaaccctgtctctccctgactCCCTGGACCCCTCCAGCGTCTCCCTGCTCCTGGACTTCATGTACACCTCCCGGCTGCCCCTCACATCACACACCGTCCCCGGGGTGCTCGCCGTCGCCACCTACCTGCAGATGGACCACGTGGCCGACACCTGCAGAGCTTTCATGTTACACAT tgagaggatgagagggacgCCCCCTCAAGTGGAGCTGGACTCCACAGTGTCTGCAGTGTTTGAGGCACCCTCAGGGGGAATTCCTCCCAATCCCCCTATCAATGGAAGACCCCGCCCGTCTGTTCTCGCTGTCTCCACCCCCTCACAGCCCGCAGCGGAAGCTGAGGGCCGCATTTGCCCTGACTcagccag GGTCCCTGGAGACATCCGGGCCTCTCTGCAGCCAGGGACTTTCCTGACCCGTAAGCCCAGGTCAAAGGAACTAAAGCTGGAGCCTGAATCCCCTCTCCCCACGCCCTCTCCAGAAAGCCCATCGTGCTCCAGCTGCCAGCCCAACTCTCCTGCTGAGTCCAAAACCTGTAACTTGGGTGAACCCAAGAGCAGCCCTGACCCTAAGGCTTGCAACTGGAAGAAATACAAGTACATCATCCTCAATCCCCTCTGTGCCATAACCACGATGAAGGAGGAGGAGCCTGAGGAGGTCCAGCAGCAGTTTAGGCACACCCCCAACTCTGATAGGATGGAGGTGACATTGAAGCCAACTATAGAGGCGTGGCCAGGGGAAGGATCTGGCCAAAATGACAG GCAGGGGCACGTCTCCTGCTATGATGTTCCTGGCCGTAGCCCTCCTCTGGTGCCCCTCACAGGGCTGTCAGCACACTCTGCGGACCACCCCATGGAGCCTCCCACCCACAAGGAAGGAACAG CCTCGCCTTGCTATCTGGCACCGCGCCCATTGGAGCCAGAGGCTGCCCATCACCGCCAACACCCAATCAAGCGCAAGAATTACGGCTTGCCATTCCGTTACTCCGGCAACCTGAGCGTGATAAAGGCTGTCTGCACAGGTGAGGCAG CCCCTGCTGCCGGCGACAAGCCGTACCGCTGCAACGTGTGTGGCGCCCAGTTCAACCGGCCCGCCAATTTGAAGACTCACTCCCGCATCCACTCTGGAGAGAAGCCCTACCACTGTGATACCTGCGGGACCCGATTCGTTCAG GTGGCCCACCTGCGAGCCCATGTTCtgattcacacaggggagaagccctaTCCCTGTCACACCTGTGGCACTCGCTTCCGTCACCTGCAGACCCTGAAGAGCCACCTGCGTATTCACACTGGCGAGAAGCCTTACACT tgtgaGAAGTGTGACCTGCACGTCCGCCACAAGAGCCAGCTGCGTCTCCACCTGAGGCAGAAGCACGGCGCCGTCACCAACAACAAGATCCACTACAAGGTCCTGGCCGACCCCTACCAGTCCATCCTGCAGGCCTGTTAA